The genome window tccagggtgctctgattctagaccagtcctggctccaggactcactgttgtgtgaccttgggcctgcccaggcctccctgagactctttcctcatcaggaaagagtggggagaactccacctgcctccagggctctcctgaggactccctgtcatctgactgtcatcactgctctcccctcagctctcgaggaggagccagcacaaatctcctcccattcctgtcctcccttggatggtaTCACCCCACCGTGAGGCCTGCACCATgtcatctccctccatttcccagaggaggagaccgaggcccacagaggggcagagacttgctcaaggacccactgaggagaggtcactctccctcccagccagagcccctgtccccgctgccttcacccctcgccctgccccaccactgaccacggtcctgacctctgcactcccagagtgtgtcccaacaatagccaaactgagacatggagggagagggcagagggtgttgGGGGAGCCATGtggcatctccttcctgccccacccacagGGGTCTCTGAACCCCAGGATGGCCTTACCATAGCCTCACTTCCTAGGATGCCCTCAGGATGTTCCCGGCCCCCTCGCAGACCCCTCCTCCCAGATCTCCAGCCCCAGGTTACCTTCAGGAACAGTCTCTTGCTCACGTGCTGCTGTCCCCTGCACCACTTCTTAAAGGTGTAGGATctctccctgggggagtggggaaagaaaggaagaaagattatGGGATGGTTGAAGGTCAAATCCGTTTGTTTGAGATCCCAGAAGACCcaaacagcctggggcctggatgagggatttcactgggttGCTCTGAGCCCTGAGGTCCCCATtggactggggaggggcctctcctgttgtcacctggggcctccattcccatatctaccacacagatctgttttgaacactcttggtttcagttggatggagatttctgttgctgcaaaggaaacacttgagaatctccaactgggctcaagtcaggatctgatattgaaggaaatgagttcCTGGGCAGAACCGctggcctaagggccctgagaggctcagagacccaGGAACCGGATCAGTCCATGTCCCAGGCattcactgtctcccaggtggtctcagctgactgcGGGGGCCATGGCGACCCAATGCTGGGTGCAGGGTCCACATCCCCctcgtggtgcttggatggagggCAGCCTACCCACCTGGACACTTGTCCCCAGGTGTGTTTGAGACGcttaatggcagggctctgcagagcagaaaagATCGTGTGGAAGGATGCGAAATTTCTGAGGCCTAGGCACCcctagggaagggaagagattgagctgtgagtgggggctggagctctccagctctggattctgtcccctcatggacttctcctgtcctggatgagacagatgcccaggaaacccagggagggcacacctgggacctgaggagtaacactgccaggcgcaaggatttttagctgaacacaaggaaggagcacaggaaggaagtgagcttgccaccaccaggacctcaagtcaaggtcagtgtggccctggcaggagtgTCTAGGGCCAGTGCAGGGACTCAGACCACAGACTTCAATATCGACAGCTGAGAAATAAGAGGCAATTCCCATGACTCCAGACAGGGCCTCCATGGGCCTCCCATgacttacttcagccacatgaatCCACAGCTCTACcatcctggccctgtcctgcgctgtcatgcCCAGGGCCCCGAGGCACGTAGCGATGACACTGTTGGCCAAGGTGTTCATGTGTGCCACAGTGTCAcggatggtgggtgccaggaaTTTGCGGTCCCTGCGGTCTCGCTGggaccagatggagcccaggcagtgggcaggcaccaatttcttgaacagctcctggggaagATTCAGAGTGTTGCCAGCACTGCCTCACCCCAGCTTGGCATCCATGATCCTCCACAGTCCCAGGCGGgttgaggacagagcaggagctcaggaagcagaggatgtgatctctgaggtgtgtgggattccctgggttttgtctgtgtccactgaaggTGTCAGCACAAGATGACTGGGacacagtgctgtgcagaagggagggcatttgctcccagccccgtctcacttcctccaagctccagaaAACAGCCCTCACCGGCCCACCCCAAGGGACATCTTCCACCCATCGCAGTCCCCCtcgggtcccactccccattcccatgcacattcccccgaggcagggagaagcaccGGCTTTATGTGATTGTCTCTGCTGGAGTCAGTACACATCACATGCCTGATGTGTGCTGAGGATTTGAAGGCCCCCTGGGCACACGCGTGATcggcccaaggacctggcagcacttcagtgagctcCCTCCTGCACCAAAAGGCCAGACcctgcccaacttcctctctgttccacctcattcatcggcacagccaccccgTGCAGCAGGTCCCCTTAGTGTCCGGCTCTGCTGTGCACGTGAGGACAGCCAGTGCTTGGGGTTAAGAAAGTGCCCAAGTCGCAGTGTTGGTAACGGGGGAGCAGGAATGTGAACCCAGATCATCAGATTTTGgatcagggaatggcaggtgtggggcagctcacggcacaggaaggcagggccccCCTGCCCTGCAAGCCCCACTGCTCACCGCCTCCATCcttgtcagctgctctgccaccagccggggagggaagtccaagatgttcggcttctcctcccgcagctggttttcggtggtcacagcccagggtccagtgggctctagttcaggagccggcactggggctgaagctaatggtgccccttcctccagccctgtaggGTCCGATGCAGGTGacgctggctccagctctgccatgggtggtggggctggagctggagatggctctagcccaggggctggttctggctctggctctggctctggatgtggcaggagctttggagctggctctgcagcaagataaggagaaagtttcacccacacacctgacagtttctgtgcctttccaaagacaggaaggactccactgcctttaagggaactctagcccatgaacctcaacacagacagtcttctcagactccagtcccctcacctttctgtttgGCCTCAATGGCCTTCAGGTGCTCCAGGTGTCCTGGAAGAcggtaggcatggccctccacatgtgagccaccaaagctgacgtgcagagtggccagctgcagggtccagcatggaaactgtaggggctccctgcaatcctgcccttggcccagccaggttcccagcaggaaatagatagcactgcagggaggcagatgggccagagagtcagtggcccagcctttccttaaacactgcccgcccaaggcactcttgttagcatctgggcccctgtgccatcccctccccctccagaggaggtgcccatcccagccctgagccctggctggctgtcctggctgtggcaggcctgctcatccagcaggccgaacacagagtctgtgagagtctcttgttcccaccgacactctcctccccaagggtctggacacatcccaccccagccctccatgcAAATGgaccactggaatgaagactccagcagatctgtgagcagcttgctcacacacctcctactatggacctggtGGTGGCGctcacaaggggtggatgtggagaaagggaggcagaaggagctgggactctgctgggattgGGTCTCTAGGAGgcaactcagcccagcctcccttccagttctcagggggcctgggacccatgcatagctctctttgagtccagtcctgctggagtggaagccaccagaactcagccctcccatgggaatcacaagatgggtgagatgcagggttctcccaggcctgacccggccgcagcctccatcctctccccgcaccctgtttgctagagacaggaggccctccgtctgcacccaaagaccactcactttggaAGGTGGTGCTGTCTTCCAGCATCCCGCAcacaatgggccaagctgcctccatgtgtcccaaaggggatgagggcattgcccgggatggagggtagatgggacctaGGAATGATGTCAAGACTCTCAGATTagagaggaggcccagggaggctgtctgcttcatttattgagtgacacttagtgtgtccagatgccctgcacacagtacgtccttcatagacattgttaaatgaactccaaccagaaccaccccaggtgtctgagtgggcctgtggcccctctgtggccctagagatccctaagtggctacaccaaggacaagcaccaggaccagctggatggcatctcaaactccttgacagggtgctctccaggtgcttttccaaactcaaaaagccacaagccagtgaagggagaggaagactactttccgtgggggacagagaaataatcaccaccagcaaccacagcacggcccaccaccctctctgcagagccgggcaccagggcagcacctggagggctgatcccattcatccctgggagaagcctagcaagttcatcctctgCCACTCCACATTTCggaggagccaactcaggctcagagagatgcggtgacattcccaagacaagacacacagctggcagtgggcagagtcaccactgtgctgaggaggaggcgggcagtcacctgggaaacagctggtccagcacctggtgggctgtgctggagcctgagtagctgcagagggaggtggtgacactgcagaggactctgctggggaaggctggcagcacagtctctgagagcctctgcatcacacctgcctggagggcacgcatcctgcaggcctcagtgacagacagagtggactcatcttcactctgggtgggacgAGGAGGACACAGGGTCAGGGCCACCACTGCAAACCACCAGGATTATCAaggtctgcagctgacccaggaactcctagcccctcccacaCATCTGCAACAGGAGACACATgagctcccacactcagcaaggttCTGGGCTCTCACAGTACAATCTGACTTTGGTCCTGCGAAGGATTCCACACTGAGCTCCCTCGAGGCCATTTGCTcgctgagggacaacagagctccctctgtgcagagcaccagcccagtgaatcctcaacagacacccctctccacagaggagaacagaggcttagcCATGCCCagtggcttctctaggtcctgtgggtcagagctgagaaccgcccaaagtgagggccgagggccagcccctctaactgcctgaggcttcagtGGGCCCCGACCTGGAGGGAAACGTTATgcagccaccccacccctcccaggtctggaaacagtgtacaaGGCAGTGACACACTCTGAGAATCCCTTTGGCTTCCAAAAcacgctgatggttatttctcttacattaaagggagtttggagaccctcgTTGTCGAGgttccattttccaaaaaaggcaaaattcaaagatactcagggcctattgggaagtgacaacgacaacaacgttttctctaatcttcctagggaaatgcaaagactgccctcctaccctcctatgcagctggtggggaggagcggaagtccagattcctttgggactgtgggacactcatgggggacagccctggtagggtcccaggagaacggcagtttgaggttggattctgggcatgccctggtcatctcagggtcctgggtgcgaagacccctccgtgcccactctcacctcagagcatcCCTGGTTATTGATGACGGTGCGGTGCAGCtggtccctgtccagggagatggagtacccgaagccatcaGTCAGCTCTTCGACCACCTCCTGTGTGctgctctgcaaagacagtgcccgagagccggGCCGGGAGGTTTCAGGGGCCTGCCTCGGCTTGGCCACGGGAGGAAACCCCAGTACAGATCAGGTACCCAGCAGCGTCTGCATAGACCTCCAGCcaaggagggaatgagatgacacctggaTGGCTCGGGACTCACCTATGGGTAGAGGAGTttggtccccagcacccactctcccatcatgttagccaccacctaggctgggaacacgACGCACTGTCAGGCTTCCAAAACCGAGCAAACGGCTCCTGCCCAGGTTGGGTCCCCACTCCGCCCCGCCGTCCCTCACTCCATTCCCCCCCTaacacacaaggaggctcaaagGGGTGTGCGGGTGGCACCCAGTTGTGGCCTAACCCTgttggcctgccctgtgttacctgagggctcCTCCTGACAAATGGACAGAGGCGGTGCAGTTAGGgccaagccagtgtctatagtgactgaaaagtctctttttcttggctttcctgaagccacagcCTCCACAACTCGGGAGACAACAGGAAAACATGCTGTTCTCTTGAACGTCTCCACTCAAGTGAGCTCCGTAGGAcactatgtctagaatgtgggtgcctggagaccagtgtgctaagttctgttggggtc of Equus caballus isolate H_3958 breed thoroughbred chromosome 29, TB-T2T, whole genome shotgun sequence contains these proteins:
- the LOC138921415 gene encoding ral guanine nucleotide dissociation stimulator-like, whose product is MQEAVEELADGFGYSISLDRAQLHPANSSDQGCSESSTQEVVEELTDGFGYSISLDRDQLHRTVINNQGCSESEDESTLSVTEACRMRALQAGVMQRLSETVLPAFPSRVLCSVTTSLCSYSGSSTAHQVLDQLFPRSHLPSIPGNALIPFGTHGGSLAHCVRDAGRQHHLPNAIYFLLGTWLGQGQDCREPLQFPCWTLQLATLHVSFGGSHVEGHAYRLPGHLEHLKAIEAKQKEPAPKLLPHPEPEPEPEPAPGLEPSPAPAPPPMAELEPASPASDPTGLEEGAPLASAPVPAPELEPTGPWAVTTENQLREEKPNILDFPPRLVAEQLTRMEAELFKKLVPAHCLGSIWSQRDRRDRKFLAPTIRDTVAHMNTLANSVIATCLGALGMTAQDRARMVELWIHVAESPAIKRLKHTWGQVSRERSYTFKKWCRGQQHVSKRLFLKGVIPSLEMIFSYLELLHDETDYYVEGNVLSCRNEEFKFIKDIEMVQKAANLYTVQPDEHFGAWFQAVEPLSEEASYSLSCQLEPRYQWTRKIRLFFTEGKSHSSSRPGLNTRPPKKNPVVVADDAPETS